The following proteins are encoded in a genomic region of Galbibacter sp. BG1:
- a CDS encoding type II toxin-antitoxin system RelE family toxin: MTVKYKSSFLKDIKNIKDKKLKSRITDCIVEIKQSDRLTDLKSIKKLKGHQYAYRLRVGDYRIGLFLKNDVVELARVVKRNDIYKLFP, from the coding sequence ATGACAGTAAAATACAAATCCAGTTTTCTCAAGGATATTAAAAACATCAAAGACAAAAAGCTAAAATCCCGAATAACTGATTGTATTGTTGAAATAAAGCAAAGTGATAGACTTACAGATCTTAAAAGTATTAAAAAATTAAAAGGCCATCAGTATGCGTATAGACTTAGAGTAGGAGATTATAGAATCGGTCTTTTTTTAAAAAATGACGTTGTCGAATTGGCAAGAGTGGTTAAAAGAAACGATATTTATAAGCTTTTTCCTTAA
- a CDS encoding glycerophosphodiester phosphodiesterase, with product MRKRSFIYIAIVLFSYQSYSQMKKTLTIGHRGAKGHVMENSLPSIQKAMDLGVDAIEIDVFTIADGTVVVFHDETLERLTNGNGPIENYTKKELDEIKLNGGFSIPTLQQVLDLIDKKVRLNIELKGKNTANPVHEIIQEYIVEKGWKKDDFIISSFNWEELRITRELDIDMPIGVLTSNDLVNAIPEADFLNAEAIHSNYKILTKENVAEMQSRGFKVYTWTVNEPEAITKIKSFGVEGIITDFPERVK from the coding sequence ATGAGAAAAAGAAGCTTTATCTATATCGCTATTGTATTATTTAGCTACCAAAGCTATAGCCAAATGAAAAAAACATTAACCATCGGTCATCGCGGTGCCAAAGGGCATGTAATGGAAAACAGTTTGCCATCCATACAAAAAGCGATGGATTTAGGTGTTGATGCCATCGAAATTGATGTTTTTACCATTGCAGATGGTACTGTGGTTGTTTTTCACGACGAAACTTTGGAAAGACTTACCAACGGAAATGGTCCCATTGAAAATTACACCAAGAAAGAACTGGATGAAATTAAGTTAAATGGCGGTTTTTCTATTCCAACCTTGCAACAAGTTTTAGATCTTATAGATAAAAAAGTTCGACTAAATATTGAGCTAAAGGGTAAAAACACGGCCAATCCCGTTCATGAAATCATACAAGAATACATTGTCGAAAAAGGCTGGAAAAAAGATGATTTTATTATTTCTAGCTTTAATTGGGAAGAATTACGAATTACTCGGGAATTGGATATAGATATGCCCATTGGTGTGCTTACCAGTAACGATTTGGTAAATGCGATTCCAGAAGCCGATTTTTTAAATGCAGAAGCTATTCATTCCAATTATAAAATCCTTACCAAGGAAAACGTAGCTGAAATGCAAAGTCGCGGTTTTAAGGTTTACACTTGGACGGTTAATGAACCAGAAGCCATTACCAAAATAAAATCTTTTGGAGTAGAAGGAATTATCACTGATTTTCCAGAAAGGGTGAAATAA